Within the Arthrobacter sp. V1I7 genome, the region CAACACGACCATCGGTCGGAGCGGGCTGGCTTCGAGCCCGGAAAAGGTTGAGGCGTGCGGTGCCGGTGGACTATCCGGGGCGCCGCTCAAGCAGCGTTCACTCGAAGTGCTGGCGCGGCTCAAGGCCGCAACCGGCGGTGCGCTGACCCTGGTCTCCGTCGGCGGTGTCGAAACGGCGCAGGACGTCCAGCAACGGCTCGACGCCGGGGCCACTCTCGTGCAGGGCTACACGGCCTTCCTGTATGAAGGTCCTTTCTGGGCCGCCCGCATCAACCGGCTGCTCGCGAAACACCCGTCCCGGCGCTAGCCGCCAAGGCCCCGGAAACGAAGAAGCCCCGGCGGGAGATCTGCCGGGGCTTCTTTTGACGAAAAATCAGGCTGGGAACTCGCCGCGCTTGACCTGCGGCTTGGGCAGGCGCAGGCGGCGGAACTGCAGGGAGCGCATGGAGCCGTACCAGACCGTGCCGCGTTCGACCTCACCGAACTTCCCGGTGAGGCGCTTCTTGAGCTTCCGGGAGAGGATGAAGACGTCGACGAAGACCGCCAGGAACATCACCCAGAAGCCGCCCAGGACGTAAATCATCTGTTCACTGGAAGCGGGCACCAGGAGTGAGACGATGACGAAGATCAGCGCACCGAACATGAGGTACTCGCCGAGGCTGAACCGGGCGTCCACGTAGTCCCGGGCAAAGCGCTTCTGCGGGCCCTTGTCGCGCAACGGCAGGAACCTTTCGTCCCCGGTATCCATGGCCTGCCGCATCTTGAGCCGCTGGTCCTGGATCGCCACGCGTTCGGCCGCCTTGGAGGCCTTGCGGTCCTCCGGCACGAGGGGCCGCTTGCGTGCCGCCACCTGCGCACTGCGCTTGGGCGTGGGCGCTCCCTTGCCCATGGCGGCGTCCCGGGCTGAAGCCGCGGCCGCCTGCTGGTCAACTATTTCCTGCGCCGAGGGCGCTTCCTTTTTTCGTCCAAACACCCATATAGAATACCCCGCGGCGACAGGCCCGGACCCCGTCAGGGCGGCGATGGCACTGTTTGTGGTGATCCGCGACACGGGTAGTGTTTCCGCCATGACGTCAATCCCTGCGGCGAACCCGCAAACCGCTACCGGACAGGTCGGGAACATCGACGCCGAGGCGCTCCGTCAGGCCGTCGCCGAATCGTTCGATGCCACGATCAGCCAATTGAAGGAACTCGTTGCGATCCCGGGGATCGCGTGGCCCAGCTTCGACCCGGCCCCGCTGAACGCCAGCGCCGAGGCCGTCGCCGGACTCGTCCGGGCAAGCGGGTTCGACGACGTCCGGATCCTGCGCTGCGACAAGGCAGACGGCACCCCCGGCGGCCCCGCCGTGGTCGCCCGGCGCCCGGCCGCCGAAGGCCAGCCGACCGTCCTGCTGTACGCCCATCACGATGTGCAGCCGACCGGGGATCCGGCGCTGTGGGAAACCGAGCCGTTCACCGCCGTCGAACGCGAAGGCCGGCTGTACGGCCGCGGCGCCGCCGATGACAAGGCGGGGATCCTGGCGCATATCGCGGCCTACTCCGCCGTGGCCCGGGTGCTGGGCGACGATCTGGGCCTGGGCGTGACGTTCTTCTTCGAAGGAGAGGAAGAAGCCGGCTCCCCGACGTTCCGGTCCTTCCTCGAAAGCCACCAGGAGCTGCTGCGCGCCGACGTGATCGTCGTGGCGGACTCGAGCAACTGGAAGGTCGGCGTCCCGGCCCTCACCACGAGCCTGCGCGGACTCGTGGACGGCACCATCGAGGTCAAGGTCCTGGACCACGCCGTGCACTCCGGCATGTTCGGCGGCCCCGTGCTGGACGCCCCGACCCTGCTGGCCCGCCTGATCGCGACGCTCCACGACGCGGACGGCAGCGTCGCGGTCGCCGGCCTGGTCAGCCGCGACAACGTCACGGTCGACCTTACGGAAGCGGAGTACCGTGCCGACGCCTCGGTGCTCGACGGCGTGAAGCTCGCCGGCACGGGAAGCATCGCCTCGCGGATGTGGACCAAGCCCGCCTTGTCCATCATCGGCTTCGACGCCCCCGCAGTGGACGTCGCCTCGAACACGCTGCTGCCGCGGGCGCGCGCCAAGTTCAGCCTGCGTCTCGCCCCCGGCCAGGATCCGGCGGACGCCATGGACGCGGTCCGGCAGCATGTCGAGGCCAACGCACCCTTCGGCGCCCACATCGTGTTCACCCCGGGGGAGAGTGGCGACTCCTTCCTGACGGACACTTCCTCGAAGGCCGCGAGGATCGCCTTGTGGGCCCTCGGCGAGGCCTGGGGCGTCCCGGCGGTGGAAATGGGGATC harbors:
- a CDS encoding dipeptidase; translation: MTSIPAANPQTATGQVGNIDAEALRQAVAESFDATISQLKELVAIPGIAWPSFDPAPLNASAEAVAGLVRASGFDDVRILRCDKADGTPGGPAVVARRPAAEGQPTVLLYAHHDVQPTGDPALWETEPFTAVEREGRLYGRGAADDKAGILAHIAAYSAVARVLGDDLGLGVTFFFEGEEEAGSPTFRSFLESHQELLRADVIVVADSSNWKVGVPALTTSLRGLVDGTIEVKVLDHAVHSGMFGGPVLDAPTLLARLIATLHDADGSVAVAGLVSRDNVTVDLTEAEYRADASVLDGVKLAGTGSIASRMWTKPALSIIGFDAPAVDVASNTLLPRARAKFSLRLAPGQDPADAMDAVRQHVEANAPFGAHIVFTPGESGDSFLTDTSSKAARIALWALGEAWGVPAVEMGIGGSIPFIADLTELYPDVQILVTGVEDPDSRAHSANESLHLEDFRNAITAEAFLLARLNAEGLA
- a CDS encoding DUF3043 domain-containing protein — its product is MFGRKKEAPSAQEIVDQQAAAASARDAAMGKGAPTPKRSAQVAARKRPLVPEDRKASKAAERVAIQDQRLKMRQAMDTGDERFLPLRDKGPQKRFARDYVDARFSLGEYLMFGALIFVIVSLLVPASSEQMIYVLGGFWVMFLAVFVDVFILSRKLKKRLTGKFGEVERGTVWYGSMRSLQFRRLRLPKPQVKRGEFPA